In one window of Bradysia coprophila strain Holo2 chromosome X unlocalized genomic scaffold, BU_Bcop_v1 contig_44, whole genome shotgun sequence DNA:
- the LOC119069996 gene encoding serine protease persephone-like isoform X4, whose product MMAFRKMFNIRPNTAAASSSSSTLAIIFILNHFFGYCTPQLYEGSECELKDGSLAVCKSFVLCQWAIQGLNQRVLSYSDINRCSFEGANEIICCADERPTPRPDKNTFPIDTSEDGIYFDNNDLSFSRPKTTEPSNVTPGPGTTPSRPPTRLGQRRSEIACENYTSLSSPFINQNILGGVPTSLGEFPHMAALGFPSQEFGRFEFDFNCGGSVISENYILTAAHCVTDRNLPTVVKTGKITLLTNDDGVPGVTSTIAEIITHPDYRPSRRYDDIALIRVSSPIPFGDNIRPACLRSNISDVEPNVQLIVTGWGRTSIEKAERSNALLKTNLTGVALESCNASLLGYNANDRSLRNGVNLGQICAYDPDARQDSCEGDSGGPLQIYSPNGMSTIVGVTSFGISCGSALPSVYARVAFYLDWIESIVWPNR is encoded by the exons ATGATGGCCTTCAGGAAGATGTTTAACATCCGACCAAACACAGCAGcagcatcatcatcatcatccacTCTTgccatcattttcattttaaaccaCTTCTTCGGATATTGTACACCGCAACTGTATG AGGGTAGTGAATGTGAATTAAAGGATGGTTCGTTGGCAGTATGTAAATCATTTGTTCTATGCCAATGGGCAATACAAGGATTAAATCAAAGAGTGCTCTCGTACAGTGACATAAATCGTTGTTCTTTCGAG GGAGCCAATGAAATAATATGTTGCGCCGATGAGAGACCGACACCGAGGCCGGacaaaaacacttttccaATTGATACCAGCGAGGATGGGATTTATTTTGA CAATAATGATTTATCGTTTAGTCGACCAAAAACGACTGAACCAAGTAACGTAACTCCTGGGCCAGGAACAACGCCGTCAAGACCACCAACAAGGCTAGGCCAGAGACGAAGCGAAATTg CATGCGAAAATTATACGTCGTTGAGCTCTCCCTTCataaaccaaaatattttgggTGGTGTACCGACATCACTTGGTGAATTTCCTCACATG GCCGCGCTGGGATTCCCATCGCAGGAATTTGGCCGTTTCGAATTTGACTTCAATTGTGGAGGCTCCGTAATTTCAGAG AATTATATTTTGACAGCAGCGCACTGTGTTACAGACCGCAATTTGCCAACCGTAGTCAAAACCGGAAAG ATTACACTATTGACTAATGATGACGGCGTCCCAGGGGTCACTTCTACCATAGCC GAAATTATAACACATCCTGACTATCGACCGAGTCGTCGCTACGACGACATAGCATTAATTCGTGTGTCCAGTCCCATTCCTTTCGGCGACAACATTCGACCGGCATGTCTGCGAAGTAACATTTCTGACGTTGAACCAAATGTTCAGCTGATCGTGACGGGGTGGGGCAGAACGTCAATCGAAA AAGCGGAACGATCGAATGCTCTTCTCAAAACAAATCTGACAGGAGTTGCACTTGAATCATGCAATGCTTCATTGCTGGGATATAATGCGAATGACAGGAGTTTACGAAACGGCGTGAATCTCGGTCAAATTTGTGCCTACGATCCTGATGCCAGGCAAGATTCATGTGAAGGGGACTCTG GTGGTCCACTTCAAATCTACAGTCCAAACGGAATGTCTACTATTGTCGGGGTCACCTCATTTGGAATATCGTGTGGATCGGCTTTGCCGAGTGTCTACGCACGCGTTGCATTCTATTTGGACTGGATTGAATCGATTGTTTGGCCGAATAGATAA
- the LOC119069996 gene encoding serine protease Hayan-like isoform X3 has product MMAFRKMFNIRPNTAAASSSSSTLAIIFILNHFFGYCTPQLYEGSECELKDGSLAVCKSFVLCQWAIQGLNQRVLSYSDINRCSFEGANEIICCADERPTPRPDKNTFPIDTSEDGIYFDPLTTTHRSVRISTTQRAQVTATTKRVTSSSTLRITTTPRPIITSTTKRVTSSPWSQITTTFRPLITSNTKRITATSTQRPQTTRSAIQVTTVATISVGPSSRSVTKPTINSFWSQWSPTNDVEMLPIPTTKPTAESSQLNMAPWLQDILNEAIASNNVSTTTPRRFDSLREFNFGDGTNSIDSQSNGESNNDLSFSRPKTTEPSNVTPGPGTTPSRPPTRLGQRRSEIACENYTSLSSPFINQNILGGVPTSLGEFPHMAALGFPSQEFGRFEFDFNCGGSVISENYILTAAHCVTDRNLPTVVKTGKITLLTNDDGVPGVTSTIAEIITHPDYRPSRRYDDIALIRVSSPIPFGDNIRPACLRSNISDVEPNVQLIVTGWGRTSIEKAERSNALLKTNLTGVALESCNASLLGYNANDRSLRNGVNLGQICAYDPDARQDSCEGDSGGPLQIYSPNGMSTIVGVTSFGISCGSALPSVYARVAFYLDWIESIVWPNR; this is encoded by the exons ATGATGGCCTTCAGGAAGATGTTTAACATCCGACCAAACACAGCAGcagcatcatcatcatcatccacTCTTgccatcattttcattttaaaccaCTTCTTCGGATATTGTACACCGCAACTGTATG AGGGTAGTGAATGTGAATTAAAGGATGGTTCGTTGGCAGTATGTAAATCATTTGTTCTATGCCAATGGGCAATACAAGGATTAAATCAAAGAGTGCTCTCGTACAGTGACATAAATCGTTGTTCTTTCGAG GGAGCCAATGAAATAATATGTTGCGCCGATGAGAGACCGACACCGAGGCCGGacaaaaacacttttccaATTGATACCAGCGAGGATGGGATTTATTTTGA TCCGCTTACAACAACGCATCGGTCGGTAAGAATAAGCACCACGCAACGAGCACAAGTGACTGCGACGACTAAACGAGTTACATCGTCGTCAACACTCCGAATCACTACTACACCTCGGCCGATAATAACTTCAACCACTAAACGGGTAACATCGTCGCCATGGTCTCAAATTACCACCACGTTTCGGCCGCTAATAACTTCAAACACTAAGCGCATCACCGCTACATCAACACAACGACCTCAAACGACCAGATCAGCAATTCAGGTTACAACCGTAGCAACAATTTCTGTTGGTCCATCGTCTCGATCCGTAACGAAGCCAACAATTAACTCCTTTTGGAGCCAATGGTCCCCAACGAATGATGTTGAAATGCTTCCCATTCCTACCACGAAACCAACAGCCGAAAGCTCACAGCTAAACATGGCACCCTGGCTTCAAGACATCTTAAACGAAGCGATTGCCAGCAATAATGTCTCTACAACCACTCCACGCAGATTCGACTCGTTGcgtgaattcaattttggtgatgGTACTAATAGCATAGATAGTCAAAGTAATGGTGAAAG CAATAATGATTTATCGTTTAGTCGACCAAAAACGACTGAACCAAGTAACGTAACTCCTGGGCCAGGAACAACGCCGTCAAGACCACCAACAAGGCTAGGCCAGAGACGAAGCGAAATTg CATGCGAAAATTATACGTCGTTGAGCTCTCCCTTCataaaccaaaatattttgggTGGTGTACCGACATCACTTGGTGAATTTCCTCACATG GCCGCGCTGGGATTCCCATCGCAGGAATTTGGCCGTTTCGAATTTGACTTCAATTGTGGAGGCTCCGTAATTTCAGAG AATTATATTTTGACAGCAGCGCACTGTGTTACAGACCGCAATTTGCCAACCGTAGTCAAAACCGGAAAG ATTACACTATTGACTAATGATGACGGCGTCCCAGGGGTCACTTCTACCATAGCC GAAATTATAACACATCCTGACTATCGACCGAGTCGTCGCTACGACGACATAGCATTAATTCGTGTGTCCAGTCCCATTCCTTTCGGCGACAACATTCGACCGGCATGTCTGCGAAGTAACATTTCTGACGTTGAACCAAATGTTCAGCTGATCGTGACGGGGTGGGGCAGAACGTCAATCGAAA AAGCGGAACGATCGAATGCTCTTCTCAAAACAAATCTGACAGGAGTTGCACTTGAATCATGCAATGCTTCATTGCTGGGATATAATGCGAATGACAGGAGTTTACGAAACGGCGTGAATCTCGGTCAAATTTGTGCCTACGATCCTGATGCCAGGCAAGATTCATGTGAAGGGGACTCTG GTGGTCCACTTCAAATCTACAGTCCAAACGGAATGTCTACTATTGTCGGGGTCACCTCATTTGGAATATCGTGTGGATCGGCTTTGCCGAGTGTCTACGCACGCGTTGCATTCTATTTGGACTGGATTGAATCGATTGTTTGGCCGAATAGATAA
- the LOC119069996 gene encoding serine protease persephone-like isoform X5, producing the protein MMAFRKMFNIRPNTAAASSSSSTLAIIFILNHFFGYCTPQLYEGSECELKDGSLAVCKSFVLCQWAIQGLNQRVLSYSDINRCSFEGANEIICCADERPTPRPDKNTFPIDTSEDGIYFDRPKTTEPSNVTPGPGTTPSRPPTRLGQRRSEIACENYTSLSSPFINQNILGGVPTSLGEFPHMAALGFPSQEFGRFEFDFNCGGSVISENYILTAAHCVTDRNLPTVVKTGKITLLTNDDGVPGVTSTIAEIITHPDYRPSRRYDDIALIRVSSPIPFGDNIRPACLRSNISDVEPNVQLIVTGWGRTSIEKAERSNALLKTNLTGVALESCNASLLGYNANDRSLRNGVNLGQICAYDPDARQDSCEGDSGGPLQIYSPNGMSTIVGVTSFGISCGSALPSVYARVAFYLDWIESIVWPNR; encoded by the exons ATGATGGCCTTCAGGAAGATGTTTAACATCCGACCAAACACAGCAGcagcatcatcatcatcatccacTCTTgccatcattttcattttaaaccaCTTCTTCGGATATTGTACACCGCAACTGTATG AGGGTAGTGAATGTGAATTAAAGGATGGTTCGTTGGCAGTATGTAAATCATTTGTTCTATGCCAATGGGCAATACAAGGATTAAATCAAAGAGTGCTCTCGTACAGTGACATAAATCGTTGTTCTTTCGAG GGAGCCAATGAAATAATATGTTGCGCCGATGAGAGACCGACACCGAGGCCGGacaaaaacacttttccaATTGATACCAGCGAGGATGGGATTTATTTTGA TCGACCAAAAACGACTGAACCAAGTAACGTAACTCCTGGGCCAGGAACAACGCCGTCAAGACCACCAACAAGGCTAGGCCAGAGACGAAGCGAAATTg CATGCGAAAATTATACGTCGTTGAGCTCTCCCTTCataaaccaaaatattttgggTGGTGTACCGACATCACTTGGTGAATTTCCTCACATG GCCGCGCTGGGATTCCCATCGCAGGAATTTGGCCGTTTCGAATTTGACTTCAATTGTGGAGGCTCCGTAATTTCAGAG AATTATATTTTGACAGCAGCGCACTGTGTTACAGACCGCAATTTGCCAACCGTAGTCAAAACCGGAAAG ATTACACTATTGACTAATGATGACGGCGTCCCAGGGGTCACTTCTACCATAGCC GAAATTATAACACATCCTGACTATCGACCGAGTCGTCGCTACGACGACATAGCATTAATTCGTGTGTCCAGTCCCATTCCTTTCGGCGACAACATTCGACCGGCATGTCTGCGAAGTAACATTTCTGACGTTGAACCAAATGTTCAGCTGATCGTGACGGGGTGGGGCAGAACGTCAATCGAAA AAGCGGAACGATCGAATGCTCTTCTCAAAACAAATCTGACAGGAGTTGCACTTGAATCATGCAATGCTTCATTGCTGGGATATAATGCGAATGACAGGAGTTTACGAAACGGCGTGAATCTCGGTCAAATTTGTGCCTACGATCCTGATGCCAGGCAAGATTCATGTGAAGGGGACTCTG GTGGTCCACTTCAAATCTACAGTCCAAACGGAATGTCTACTATTGTCGGGGTCACCTCATTTGGAATATCGTGTGGATCGGCTTTGCCGAGTGTCTACGCACGCGTTGCATTCTATTTGGACTGGATTGAATCGATTGTTTGGCCGAATAGATAA
- the LOC119069996 gene encoding serine protease Hayan-like isoform X2, whose product MMAFRKMFNIRPNTAAASSSSSTLAIIFILNHFFGYCTPQLYEGSECELKDGSLAVCKSFVLCQWAIQGLNQRVLSYSDINRCSFEGANEIICCADERPTPRPDKNTFPIDTSEDGIYFDDGKLSLINYHSPQSTSTVHNLFSRPINNNIENPLTTTHRSVRISTTQRAQVTATTKRVTSSSTLRITTTFRPLITSNTKRITATSTQRPQTTRSAIQVTTVATISVGPSSRSVTKPTINSFWSQWSPTNDVEMLPIPTTKPTAESSQLNMAPWLQDILNEAIASNNVSTTTPRRFDSLREFNFGDGTNSIDSQSNGESNNDLSFSRPKTTEPSNVTPGPGTTPSRPPTRLGQRRSEIACENYTSLSSPFINQNILGGVPTSLGEFPHMAALGFPSQEFGRFEFDFNCGGSVISENYILTAAHCVTDRNLPTVVKTGKITLLTNDDGVPGVTSTIAEIITHPDYRPSRRYDDIALIRVSSPIPFGDNIRPACLRSNISDVEPNVQLIVTGWGRTSIEKAERSNALLKTNLTGVALESCNASLLGYNANDRSLRNGVNLGQICAYDPDARQDSCEGDSGGPLQIYSPNGMSTIVGVTSFGISCGSALPSVYARVAFYLDWIESIVWPNR is encoded by the exons ATGATGGCCTTCAGGAAGATGTTTAACATCCGACCAAACACAGCAGcagcatcatcatcatcatccacTCTTgccatcattttcattttaaaccaCTTCTTCGGATATTGTACACCGCAACTGTATG AGGGTAGTGAATGTGAATTAAAGGATGGTTCGTTGGCAGTATGTAAATCATTTGTTCTATGCCAATGGGCAATACAAGGATTAAATCAAAGAGTGCTCTCGTACAGTGACATAAATCGTTGTTCTTTCGAG GGAGCCAATGAAATAATATGTTGCGCCGATGAGAGACCGACACCGAGGCCGGacaaaaacacttttccaATTGATACCAGCGAGGATGGGATTTATTTTGA TGATGGGAAACTTTCATTAATCAATTATCATTCACCGCAATCCACCAGTACTGTTCATAACTTGTTTAGTCGTCCAATCAATAACAATATAGAGAA TCCGCTTACAACAACGCATCGGTCGGTAAGAATAAGCACCACGCAACGAGCACAAGTGACTGCGACGACTAAACGAGTTACATCGTCGTCAACACTCCGAATCACT ACCACGTTTCGGCCGCTAATAACTTCAAACACTAAGCGCATCACCGCTACATCAACACAACGACCTCAAACGACCAGATCAGCAATTCAGGTTACAACCGTAGCAACAATTTCTGTTGGTCCATCGTCTCGATCCGTAACGAAGCCAACAATTAACTCCTTTTGGAGCCAATGGTCCCCAACGAATGATGTTGAAATGCTTCCCATTCCTACCACGAAACCAACAGCCGAAAGCTCACAGCTAAACATGGCACCCTGGCTTCAAGACATCTTAAACGAAGCGATTGCCAGCAATAATGTCTCTACAACCACTCCACGCAGATTCGACTCGTTGcgtgaattcaattttggtgatgGTACTAATAGCATAGATAGTCAAAGTAATGGTGAAAG CAATAATGATTTATCGTTTAGTCGACCAAAAACGACTGAACCAAGTAACGTAACTCCTGGGCCAGGAACAACGCCGTCAAGACCACCAACAAGGCTAGGCCAGAGACGAAGCGAAATTg CATGCGAAAATTATACGTCGTTGAGCTCTCCCTTCataaaccaaaatattttgggTGGTGTACCGACATCACTTGGTGAATTTCCTCACATG GCCGCGCTGGGATTCCCATCGCAGGAATTTGGCCGTTTCGAATTTGACTTCAATTGTGGAGGCTCCGTAATTTCAGAG AATTATATTTTGACAGCAGCGCACTGTGTTACAGACCGCAATTTGCCAACCGTAGTCAAAACCGGAAAG ATTACACTATTGACTAATGATGACGGCGTCCCAGGGGTCACTTCTACCATAGCC GAAATTATAACACATCCTGACTATCGACCGAGTCGTCGCTACGACGACATAGCATTAATTCGTGTGTCCAGTCCCATTCCTTTCGGCGACAACATTCGACCGGCATGTCTGCGAAGTAACATTTCTGACGTTGAACCAAATGTTCAGCTGATCGTGACGGGGTGGGGCAGAACGTCAATCGAAA AAGCGGAACGATCGAATGCTCTTCTCAAAACAAATCTGACAGGAGTTGCACTTGAATCATGCAATGCTTCATTGCTGGGATATAATGCGAATGACAGGAGTTTACGAAACGGCGTGAATCTCGGTCAAATTTGTGCCTACGATCCTGATGCCAGGCAAGATTCATGTGAAGGGGACTCTG GTGGTCCACTTCAAATCTACAGTCCAAACGGAATGTCTACTATTGTCGGGGTCACCTCATTTGGAATATCGTGTGGATCGGCTTTGCCGAGTGTCTACGCACGCGTTGCATTCTATTTGGACTGGATTGAATCGATTGTTTGGCCGAATAGATAA
- the LOC119069996 gene encoding serine protease Hayan-like isoform X1 → MMAFRKMFNIRPNTAAASSSSSTLAIIFILNHFFGYCTPQLYEGSECELKDGSLAVCKSFVLCQWAIQGLNQRVLSYSDINRCSFEGANEIICCADERPTPRPDKNTFPIDTSEDGIYFDDGKLSLINYHSPQSTSTVHNLFSRPINNNIENPLTTTHRSVRISTTQRAQVTATTKRVTSSSTLRITTTPRPIITSTTKRVTSSPWSQITTTFRPLITSNTKRITATSTQRPQTTRSAIQVTTVATISVGPSSRSVTKPTINSFWSQWSPTNDVEMLPIPTTKPTAESSQLNMAPWLQDILNEAIASNNVSTTTPRRFDSLREFNFGDGTNSIDSQSNGESNNDLSFSRPKTTEPSNVTPGPGTTPSRPPTRLGQRRSEIACENYTSLSSPFINQNILGGVPTSLGEFPHMAALGFPSQEFGRFEFDFNCGGSVISENYILTAAHCVTDRNLPTVVKTGKITLLTNDDGVPGVTSTIAEIITHPDYRPSRRYDDIALIRVSSPIPFGDNIRPACLRSNISDVEPNVQLIVTGWGRTSIEKAERSNALLKTNLTGVALESCNASLLGYNANDRSLRNGVNLGQICAYDPDARQDSCEGDSGGPLQIYSPNGMSTIVGVTSFGISCGSALPSVYARVAFYLDWIESIVWPNR, encoded by the exons ATGATGGCCTTCAGGAAGATGTTTAACATCCGACCAAACACAGCAGcagcatcatcatcatcatccacTCTTgccatcattttcattttaaaccaCTTCTTCGGATATTGTACACCGCAACTGTATG AGGGTAGTGAATGTGAATTAAAGGATGGTTCGTTGGCAGTATGTAAATCATTTGTTCTATGCCAATGGGCAATACAAGGATTAAATCAAAGAGTGCTCTCGTACAGTGACATAAATCGTTGTTCTTTCGAG GGAGCCAATGAAATAATATGTTGCGCCGATGAGAGACCGACACCGAGGCCGGacaaaaacacttttccaATTGATACCAGCGAGGATGGGATTTATTTTGA TGATGGGAAACTTTCATTAATCAATTATCATTCACCGCAATCCACCAGTACTGTTCATAACTTGTTTAGTCGTCCAATCAATAACAATATAGAGAA TCCGCTTACAACAACGCATCGGTCGGTAAGAATAAGCACCACGCAACGAGCACAAGTGACTGCGACGACTAAACGAGTTACATCGTCGTCAACACTCCGAATCACTACTACACCTCGGCCGATAATAACTTCAACCACTAAACGGGTAACATCGTCGCCATGGTCTCAAATTACCACCACGTTTCGGCCGCTAATAACTTCAAACACTAAGCGCATCACCGCTACATCAACACAACGACCTCAAACGACCAGATCAGCAATTCAGGTTACAACCGTAGCAACAATTTCTGTTGGTCCATCGTCTCGATCCGTAACGAAGCCAACAATTAACTCCTTTTGGAGCCAATGGTCCCCAACGAATGATGTTGAAATGCTTCCCATTCCTACCACGAAACCAACAGCCGAAAGCTCACAGCTAAACATGGCACCCTGGCTTCAAGACATCTTAAACGAAGCGATTGCCAGCAATAATGTCTCTACAACCACTCCACGCAGATTCGACTCGTTGcgtgaattcaattttggtgatgGTACTAATAGCATAGATAGTCAAAGTAATGGTGAAAG CAATAATGATTTATCGTTTAGTCGACCAAAAACGACTGAACCAAGTAACGTAACTCCTGGGCCAGGAACAACGCCGTCAAGACCACCAACAAGGCTAGGCCAGAGACGAAGCGAAATTg CATGCGAAAATTATACGTCGTTGAGCTCTCCCTTCataaaccaaaatattttgggTGGTGTACCGACATCACTTGGTGAATTTCCTCACATG GCCGCGCTGGGATTCCCATCGCAGGAATTTGGCCGTTTCGAATTTGACTTCAATTGTGGAGGCTCCGTAATTTCAGAG AATTATATTTTGACAGCAGCGCACTGTGTTACAGACCGCAATTTGCCAACCGTAGTCAAAACCGGAAAG ATTACACTATTGACTAATGATGACGGCGTCCCAGGGGTCACTTCTACCATAGCC GAAATTATAACACATCCTGACTATCGACCGAGTCGTCGCTACGACGACATAGCATTAATTCGTGTGTCCAGTCCCATTCCTTTCGGCGACAACATTCGACCGGCATGTCTGCGAAGTAACATTTCTGACGTTGAACCAAATGTTCAGCTGATCGTGACGGGGTGGGGCAGAACGTCAATCGAAA AAGCGGAACGATCGAATGCTCTTCTCAAAACAAATCTGACAGGAGTTGCACTTGAATCATGCAATGCTTCATTGCTGGGATATAATGCGAATGACAGGAGTTTACGAAACGGCGTGAATCTCGGTCAAATTTGTGCCTACGATCCTGATGCCAGGCAAGATTCATGTGAAGGGGACTCTG GTGGTCCACTTCAAATCTACAGTCCAAACGGAATGTCTACTATTGTCGGGGTCACCTCATTTGGAATATCGTGTGGATCGGCTTTGCCGAGTGTCTACGCACGCGTTGCATTCTATTTGGACTGGATTGAATCGATTGTTTGGCCGAATAGATAA